From the genome of Perca flavescens isolate YP-PL-M2 chromosome 12, PFLA_1.0, whole genome shotgun sequence, one region includes:
- the kiaa0040 gene encoding uncharacterized protein KIAA0040 homolog translates to MDGRTDSIQDFFNQLWSFATEKHNQGAYNTVCLVVLLTLPLLVLLTTLVVCCHCCCCRHANSCCCCCGKDAMATARSETKKKKNSTEDLWISVKTGPLTPDRVALAME, encoded by the coding sequence ATGGATGGAAGAACAGACAGCATCCAGGATTTTTTCAACCAACTTTGGAGCTTTGCTACAGAAAAACACAACCAGGGGGCGTACAACACAGTCTGCCTGGTGGTCCTCCTAACTCTTCCCCTGCTGGTCCTCCTCACCACTTTGGTGGtgtgctgccactgctgctgctgtcgccATGCCAacagctgctgttgctgctgtggcAAAGACGCCATGGCAACCGCAAGGTcagaaacaaagaagaaaaagaattcCACTGAAGACTTGTGGATCTCTGTCAAGACGGGGCCGTTGACACCTGACAGGGTCGCCCTGGCCATGGAGTAG